From a region of the Hymenobacter jejuensis genome:
- a CDS encoding NUDIX hydrolase: MNTRQEVLDFVKNGHTRFLPHLSIDCVIFGYHAHQLKILLIRHHGHEKWSLPGGYIARDETLTQAAHRILAEKTQITDLFLQQFYVFGDSVVRMSRIETQQTHNTTFAKVGVTLGDNHWLSERTLSIGYYALVDYLDVVVTPEFLVDGFCWLEIKEIPPLEYDHNEIIAKALATLRSQIYQQPIGYSLLPEKFTLPEIHALYETILGKQFDRRNFRKKLLTLGLIRQLDEQKRIGPHRSPFLYEFDLENYRKALEEGSVLAF, encoded by the coding sequence ATGAATACCCGCCAAGAGGTCCTGGATTTTGTGAAGAACGGCCACACCCGTTTTCTGCCGCACCTCTCCATCGACTGCGTAATTTTCGGCTACCATGCGCATCAGCTGAAAATTCTGCTGATCCGGCATCACGGGCACGAAAAATGGAGCTTGCCGGGCGGCTACATCGCCCGCGACGAAACGCTTACGCAGGCGGCACACCGCATTCTGGCCGAAAAAACGCAAATCACGGACCTGTTTCTGCAACAGTTCTATGTGTTTGGCGACAGCGTGGTGCGCATGAGCCGAATCGAAACGCAGCAGACGCACAACACCACTTTTGCCAAAGTAGGCGTTACCCTTGGCGATAATCACTGGCTATCGGAGCGGACGTTGTCCATTGGCTACTATGCCTTGGTCGATTACCTGGATGTGGTAGTAACGCCTGAGTTTCTGGTAGATGGGTTCTGCTGGTTGGAAATCAAAGAGATTCCGCCGCTCGAGTATGACCACAACGAAATCATCGCCAAAGCCCTAGCCACGCTACGCTCGCAGATTTACCAGCAGCCCATCGGCTACAGTCTGCTGCCCGAGAAGTTTACGCTGCCGGAAATACACGCGCTCTACGAAACTATTCTGGGCAAGCAGTTTGACCGCCGCAACTTCCGCAAAAAGCTGCTTACGCTCGGCCTGATCCGGCAGCTGGACGAGCAAAAACGCATCGGTCCGCACCGTTCCCCGTTTCTGTATGAGTTTGATTTGGAGAACTATCGCAAAGCCTTGGAAGAAGGCTCGGTACTGGCTTTTTAG
- a CDS encoding sugar phosphate isomerase/epimerase family protein, with protein sequence MTSRRSFLASAALLSAGLLVSPSLLAYNKRYVGLQLYTVRDAMEKDPAGTLAKLAKIGYNSVEGATYTGSQKFYGMTPQAFAALLKQNGLIMPSSHYRLGEEQMKGEAVQGTILHGWDKAVDDAAAAGVKYMVCAYLSEAERGNLEHYKYIAEQLNKAGERCQKAGIQLCYHNHDFEFKAQDGKLPYDLLLTGTDKKLVQMELDLYWVTKAGHDPLALFKQHPGRFPLWHVKDMDKTPQKAFTEVGNGSIDFKKIFAHADEAGLKYFFVEQDSTPGSPFDSVTKSINYIKKNLV encoded by the coding sequence ATGACTTCCCGAAGATCCTTCTTGGCCTCGGCCGCCCTGCTCTCCGCCGGCTTGCTGGTGTCTCCTTCTTTGTTGGCTTACAACAAGCGCTACGTAGGTTTGCAGCTCTATACCGTGCGCGACGCCATGGAGAAAGACCCAGCCGGTACCTTAGCCAAACTGGCCAAAATCGGGTACAACTCGGTGGAAGGCGCCACCTACACGGGCAGCCAGAAATTCTATGGCATGACGCCCCAGGCATTTGCCGCGTTGCTCAAGCAAAACGGCCTGATCATGCCTAGCAGCCATTATCGGCTCGGCGAAGAGCAAATGAAGGGCGAGGCTGTGCAGGGCACTATTCTGCACGGCTGGGACAAGGCCGTGGATGACGCCGCCGCGGCCGGTGTGAAGTACATGGTGTGCGCGTATTTATCGGAAGCCGAGCGGGGCAACCTGGAGCACTACAAGTACATCGCCGAGCAACTCAACAAAGCGGGCGAACGGTGCCAGAAAGCCGGCATCCAGTTGTGCTACCACAACCACGATTTCGAATTCAAAGCCCAAGACGGCAAGCTGCCGTATGACTTGCTGCTCACCGGTACCGATAAAAAGCTGGTGCAGATGGAATTAGACTTGTACTGGGTGACCAAAGCCGGCCACGACCCGCTGGCTCTGTTTAAGCAGCACCCCGGCCGCTTCCCGCTGTGGCACGTCAAAGACATGGATAAGACGCCGCAGAAAGCCTTCACGGAAGTGGGCAACGGCAGCATCGACTTCAAGAAGATATTTGCCCACGCCGACGAAGCCGGCCTGAAGTACTTCTTCGTGGAGCAGGACTCGACCCCCGGCTCACCCTTCGACAGCGTAACCAAAAGCATCAACTACATCAAGAAGAACTTGGTGTAG
- a CDS encoding 3-keto-disaccharide hydrolase, with the protein MKLRLVLTALLAGSFGAAHAQQTGKPEDTEVWEPVPKVVTPGKTSSDAPSDALILFDGKNLDQWVSTDDRTAPAKWTVAKGIMTVKKDAGNIETKRSFTNYQLHLEWRVPANISGTAQARGNSGVFLASLGKGDLGYELQILDSYNNKTYVNGMAGSIYKQLIPLANPTRKPGEWQTYDVIWTAPTFAADGAMATPARVTVLFNGVLVENNATLLGPTLYIGKPVYQSHGPAPIKLQAHGDKSEPLSFRNIWVRELPAAGQ; encoded by the coding sequence ATGAAACTTCGCCTGGTACTTACTGCATTGCTGGCCGGCAGCTTCGGCGCCGCCCACGCCCAACAAACTGGTAAACCCGAGGACACGGAGGTGTGGGAGCCCGTTCCGAAAGTAGTTACGCCAGGCAAAACCAGCAGCGACGCGCCTTCCGACGCCTTGATCCTGTTCGACGGGAAGAACCTCGACCAGTGGGTATCAACCGACGACCGCACGGCGCCCGCCAAATGGACCGTCGCCAAGGGCATAATGACCGTGAAAAAAGACGCGGGCAACATCGAAACCAAGCGCTCCTTCACCAACTACCAACTGCACCTAGAGTGGCGCGTGCCGGCCAACATCAGCGGCACGGCGCAGGCGCGAGGCAACAGCGGCGTGTTTCTGGCCTCACTCGGCAAAGGCGACTTGGGGTACGAATTGCAGATTCTGGATTCGTATAACAACAAAACCTACGTCAACGGCATGGCGGGCAGCATTTACAAGCAGCTGATTCCGCTGGCCAACCCCACCCGCAAGCCCGGCGAATGGCAAACCTACGACGTGATCTGGACGGCCCCCACGTTTGCGGCCGATGGCGCCATGGCCACACCCGCCCGCGTGACGGTGCTGTTTAATGGGGTACTAGTCGAGAACAACGCAACTCTTTTAGGACCAACACTTTACATTGGCAAGCCCGTTTACCAAAGCCACGGCCCTGCCCCGATTAAGCTGCAAGCCCACGGCGACAAAAGCGAACCCCTCAGTTTTCGTAACATCTGGGTTCGCGAATTGCCGGCCGCGGGCCAATAG
- a CDS encoding sugar phosphate isomerase/epimerase family protein: MQRRTFLRQAGLLSALSLLEPGKLLASPSSLKVGLQLYTLRDYIGKDVKGVLTKVAKAGYQEVETYGYSKAGGFWGLTAKDFKAVLAANGLTTSSGHYEMNGFVRDGNQDALKTYIEAAKICGQTYVVVPHLDDKLRATADDFKVVAERVNKAGELCKAAGLRVAYHNHDFEFKSVGGTTLYDVLLKETDPALVDFELDLYWVVRAGQDPVKLIEAHPKRFTMWHVKDMDKAQPEHNTEVGAGSIDFKKIFQHATASGLRHLFMEQEYFAIDAYQSITQSASYIKKNLLS, from the coding sequence ATGCAGAGAAGAACCTTCCTCCGTCAAGCCGGCTTGCTATCCGCACTTTCGTTGCTGGAACCCGGAAAATTGCTGGCTTCCCCTTCCTCTCTGAAAGTGGGATTGCAACTGTATACCCTGCGCGATTACATCGGCAAGGATGTAAAAGGCGTGTTGACCAAAGTTGCAAAAGCTGGTTATCAGGAGGTTGAGACCTACGGCTATAGCAAAGCAGGCGGCTTCTGGGGCCTGACAGCAAAGGACTTTAAAGCGGTGCTGGCGGCCAATGGGCTGACGACTTCCTCCGGGCATTACGAGATGAACGGCTTTGTCCGGGATGGTAATCAGGATGCTTTGAAAACGTACATCGAAGCCGCCAAAATCTGCGGGCAGACGTACGTCGTGGTGCCGCATCTGGATGATAAGCTAAGAGCCACCGCGGATGATTTCAAGGTGGTCGCGGAGAGGGTAAACAAGGCCGGCGAGTTGTGTAAAGCCGCGGGCCTTCGGGTCGCGTACCACAACCACGATTTTGAATTTAAGTCGGTGGGCGGCACTACCCTCTACGACGTGCTATTGAAGGAAACCGACCCGGCGTTGGTTGATTTTGAGCTGGATCTGTATTGGGTGGTGCGGGCCGGTCAGGACCCCGTAAAACTCATCGAGGCCCACCCCAAACGCTTTACGATGTGGCACGTCAAAGACATGGATAAGGCTCAGCCTGAACACAATACCGAAGTAGGTGCGGGCTCAATCGATTTCAAGAAAATCTTTCAGCACGCGACGGCTTCCGGGCTCCGCCACCTTTTTATGGAGCAGGAATATTTCGCCATTGACGCTTACCAAAGCATCACGCAGAGCGCTTCTTACATAAAAAAGAACCTGCTTTCGTAG
- a CDS encoding hydroxypyruvate isomerase family protein — protein MASHPNRRTVIKNILAGTAAAGAAGALSSFVPEVKEAEEVALKNNINHSVCRWCYKELSLDELCAAAKNIGIKGIDLVGPKEWPTLKKYGLDSPMCNGAEINLTDGFNDPQYHATLLKNYSEMIPLVAKAGYKNLICFSGNRRGKDDETGWANCVKGLTPLLEVAAKHKVVLVMELLNSKINHKDYQCDRTAWGVTLAKKLGSENFKLLFDIYHMQIDEGDIIRNITDNHAYIAHYHTGGVPGRNEIDDTQELYYPAVMRAIKATGFKGYVAQEFVPKQADKLASLRKAIQICDV, from the coding sequence ATGGCATCGCATCCGAATCGTCGTACTGTAATCAAAAACATTCTGGCTGGCACGGCGGCAGCGGGTGCGGCGGGTGCGTTAAGCTCATTTGTGCCGGAAGTGAAAGAAGCGGAAGAAGTTGCCCTCAAGAATAACATCAACCACTCGGTCTGCCGCTGGTGCTATAAGGAGTTATCGCTTGATGAATTGTGCGCGGCCGCCAAAAACATCGGCATCAAGGGCATTGACCTAGTGGGCCCCAAAGAGTGGCCCACGCTGAAGAAATATGGCCTCGACTCGCCCATGTGCAACGGCGCGGAGATCAACCTGACCGATGGGTTCAACGACCCGCAGTACCATGCGACGCTGCTGAAAAACTATTCGGAAATGATTCCGCTGGTGGCCAAAGCGGGCTACAAAAATCTGATTTGCTTTAGCGGCAACCGCCGGGGCAAAGACGACGAAACTGGGTGGGCCAACTGCGTGAAGGGACTGACGCCTCTGCTGGAAGTAGCCGCCAAGCATAAAGTGGTGCTGGTCATGGAGTTGCTGAACAGCAAAATCAACCACAAAGACTACCAATGCGACCGGACGGCGTGGGGCGTGACGCTGGCCAAGAAGCTGGGGTCCGAAAACTTCAAGCTTCTCTTCGACATCTACCACATGCAGATTGACGAAGGCGATATCATCCGCAACATCACCGACAACCATGCCTACATCGCGCACTACCACACGGGCGGCGTGCCGGGCCGCAACGAGATCGACGATACGCAGGAACTATATTATCCGGCGGTGATGCGCGCCATCAAAGCCACCGGGTTTAAGGGCTACGTAGCCCAGGAATTTGTGCCAAAGCAGGCCGATAAACTTGCTTCGCTTCGCAAAGCCATTCAGATATGCGATGTGTGA
- a CDS encoding c-type cytochrome: MKKTALFFSFCALLAACDSETKKTETTETSVREASSAELNSDSVSSANLSAVAHQPTVDTNATKIGTEHTGGVVAKGAKLITASDCTSCHKERDLLVGPAYTAVAQKYPATDANITMLANKIIQGGKGNWGEVAMTPHPGVPVEDAKEMVKYILSLK, encoded by the coding sequence ATGAAAAAAACCGCCCTGTTTTTCAGCTTCTGTGCCCTGCTCGCGGCTTGCGATTCCGAGACGAAAAAAACCGAAACCACCGAAACGAGCGTGCGCGAGGCTTCTTCTGCGGAGCTCAACAGCGATAGCGTTTCCTCGGCTAACCTTTCGGCGGTAGCCCACCAGCCCACCGTCGACACCAACGCGACCAAAATCGGTACCGAGCACACGGGCGGCGTGGTGGCCAAAGGCGCCAAACTGATCACGGCCTCGGACTGCACCAGCTGCCACAAAGAGCGTGATCTGTTGGTGGGCCCGGCTTACACGGCCGTAGCGCAGAAATATCCCGCTACTGACGCCAACATCACGATGCTCGCCAACAAGATCATTCAGGGCGGCAAAGGCAATTGGGGCGAAGTGGCCATGACGCCGCATCCCGGCGTACCCGTGGAAGACGCAAAAGAAATGGTGAAGTATATCCTGAGCTTGAAATAA
- a CDS encoding sugar phosphate isomerase/epimerase family protein, with translation MTTIQGPAIFLAQFISDQAPFNSLESICAWAKDLGFKGIQIPTTDPRFIDLQKAAESKTYADEIRGTVNAAGLEITELSTHLQGQLVAVHPTYDQLFDGFAPEAYRNNPQARQEWAVQQLKYAAQASQNLGLKAHVTFSGALLWPMVYPWPQRPAGLVDTAFTELARRWTPILNVFDEHGVDLCYEIHAGEDLHDGVTYEMFLDKVNQHPRACLLYDPSHFILQCLDYLEYIDIYHERIKMFHVKDAEFNPTGRQGVYGGYQNWVDRAGRFRSLGDGQVDFKAIFSKLAQYDFPGWAVLEWECALKHPEDGAREGAQFIRDHIIRVTDKAFDDFVSTASNSDFNNTLLGL, from the coding sequence ATGACTACCATTCAGGGACCCGCCATTTTTCTGGCCCAGTTCATCAGCGATCAAGCTCCGTTCAACAGCCTCGAATCGATCTGTGCCTGGGCTAAGGACCTAGGTTTCAAGGGGATTCAGATTCCGACGACCGATCCGCGCTTTATCGATCTGCAAAAGGCTGCCGAAAGCAAAACCTACGCCGATGAGATTCGGGGCACCGTCAATGCGGCGGGGCTGGAGATCACGGAGTTATCCACGCACTTGCAGGGGCAGTTGGTGGCCGTGCACCCCACTTACGACCAACTATTCGATGGCTTTGCGCCGGAAGCGTATCGGAATAACCCGCAGGCGCGGCAGGAATGGGCCGTGCAGCAATTGAAATACGCCGCGCAAGCCTCTCAAAATCTGGGGCTTAAGGCGCACGTCACGTTTAGCGGCGCGTTACTTTGGCCGATGGTGTACCCGTGGCCGCAACGCCCGGCGGGCTTGGTCGACACGGCTTTCACGGAACTGGCGCGCCGCTGGACGCCGATTCTGAATGTGTTTGACGAGCACGGCGTGGACTTGTGCTACGAAATCCATGCGGGCGAAGACCTGCACGACGGAGTCACATACGAAATGTTTCTGGACAAAGTAAACCAGCATCCGCGCGCGTGCCTGCTCTACGACCCGTCGCACTTCATCTTGCAATGCCTTGATTATCTGGAATATATCGACATCTACCACGAGCGGATTAAGATGTTCCACGTCAAGGATGCCGAGTTTAACCCTACGGGCCGGCAGGGCGTGTACGGCGGCTACCAGAACTGGGTTGACCGAGCCGGCCGCTTCCGCTCCCTGGGCGACGGACAGGTCGATTTCAAAGCCATTTTCAGCAAGCTCGCCCAATACGACTTTCCCGGCTGGGCGGTGCTGGAGTGGGAATGCGCCTTGAAGCACCCCGAAGACGGCGCCCGCGAAGGAGCCCAATTCATTCGCGATCACATCATCCGGGTTACCGACAAAGCCTTCGACGATTTCGTCAGCACGGCCTCCAATTCTGATTTCAACAACACTTTACTGGGGTTATAA
- a CDS encoding Gfo/Idh/MocA family protein, whose product MKLRLGMIGGGQGAFIGAIHRIAASLDGLYELTAGAFSSDAEKSRATGVLLGLPPDRVYASYQDLIEQEKQRPEAERVQVISIVTPNHLHFQPAKLALENGFHVILDKPMTFSLAEAKELQQIAAASGKKLCLTHTYTGYPMVKEARQLIASGALGTIRKVYVEYPQGWLSSFEEGSDNKQAAWRTDPTRSGIAGAMGDIGTHAFNLLEYVSGLQVVKLCADINVVVAGRQLDDDGAVLLKLSNGASAVLTASQIAAGEENNVRVRAYGEKGGVEWQQVDANTLQVKWLDKPTEIWRAGTGYVSSYAQHNTRTPAGHPEGYLEAFANLYRNFALTLQAELAGEPASPEALDYPSLTEGVRGMAFIENVIASGKSDKKWTDFIV is encoded by the coding sequence ATGAAACTACGACTGGGCATGATCGGCGGCGGACAAGGTGCCTTTATTGGGGCCATTCACCGCATTGCCGCCTCTCTCGATGGATTGTATGAACTCACGGCCGGAGCCTTCAGCAGCGATGCCGAGAAATCCAGGGCTACCGGCGTATTGCTGGGCTTGCCGCCCGACCGCGTGTACGCCTCCTACCAAGACTTAATCGAGCAGGAAAAGCAGCGGCCCGAAGCCGAGCGCGTGCAGGTCATTTCCATCGTCACGCCCAATCACCTGCACTTCCAGCCCGCCAAGCTGGCGTTGGAAAACGGCTTTCACGTCATCCTCGACAAGCCGATGACGTTCTCACTGGCCGAGGCCAAGGAACTACAGCAAATAGCGGCCGCCAGCGGCAAAAAGCTCTGCCTGACCCATACCTACACCGGCTACCCGATGGTAAAAGAGGCCCGGCAGCTAATCGCCTCCGGCGCACTCGGCACCATCCGCAAAGTGTACGTGGAATACCCCCAGGGCTGGCTTAGCAGCTTCGAGGAAGGCTCCGACAACAAGCAAGCCGCCTGGCGCACCGACCCTACGCGCAGCGGAATTGCCGGCGCCATGGGCGACATCGGCACGCATGCCTTCAACCTGCTGGAGTATGTATCTGGCTTGCAAGTGGTTAAGCTCTGCGCTGATATTAATGTGGTAGTAGCCGGCCGGCAGCTAGACGACGATGGGGCCGTGCTGCTGAAGCTCTCCAACGGGGCCAGCGCCGTGCTCACCGCCTCGCAGATTGCCGCCGGCGAGGAAAACAACGTCCGAGTCAGGGCGTATGGCGAAAAAGGCGGGGTAGAGTGGCAACAGGTTGATGCTAACACCTTGCAGGTCAAATGGTTAGATAAACCTACGGAAATCTGGCGTGCCGGAACCGGGTACGTGAGCTCTTACGCCCAGCACAACACGCGCACCCCGGCCGGGCACCCCGAGGGTTACTTAGAAGCCTTTGCCAACCTCTACCGCAACTTCGCTCTGACCCTGCAAGCCGAGCTTGCGGGCGAGCCGGCTTCCCCAGAAGCCCTTGATTATCCGAGCCTTACGGAAGGCGTGCGCGGCATGGCCTTTATTGAGAACGTGATTGCTTCGGGCAAGTCAGATAAAAAATGGACCGATTTCATCGTCTGA
- a CDS encoding nucleoside permease, giving the protein MTPTIRFKLSLMMFLEFFIWGAWFVTVGTYLLHNLHTTGTQVGAAFLTQSIGAIIAPFVIGLIADRFFSAQKILGVLHLAGAALLWRASMAADFSSFYPSILTYMILYMPTLALVNSISFRQMQNPQKEFAMIRVLGTLGWIIAGITIGWLNWEQTDNLGLTFKMAAGASLLLGLFSFTLPPTPPVKKEGKSSIGDLLGLEAIGLLKNRSYLIFFLASVAICVPLSFYYGFTNPFLNEVGMKSAAGVQSLGQVSEVLFMLLIPVFFSRLGVKKMLAIGMLAWVIRYAFFAYGNGESAYWMLIAGIVLHGICYDFFFVTGQIYTDNLAGEQSKSAAQGFITLATYGVGMLIGSLLSGQIVDAHKVANDLHDWRTIWLIPAGIAAAVLLVFILLFKDRNAPVSSEDISYAEANARLEV; this is encoded by the coding sequence ATGACCCCAACCATCCGCTTCAAACTGTCCCTGATGATGTTCCTGGAGTTTTTCATCTGGGGCGCCTGGTTCGTGACAGTGGGGACGTACCTGCTGCACAACCTCCACACGACGGGCACGCAGGTGGGCGCCGCGTTTCTCACGCAATCGATTGGGGCCATCATCGCGCCCTTCGTCATTGGGCTGATCGCGGATCGTTTCTTCTCGGCGCAGAAGATATTGGGAGTCTTGCACTTAGCGGGTGCGGCTTTGCTGTGGCGGGCTTCGATGGCTGCCGATTTCAGCAGCTTCTACCCCAGCATCCTGACGTACATGATCCTCTACATGCCCACGCTGGCGCTGGTAAACTCCATCTCCTTCCGGCAGATGCAAAACCCGCAGAAGGAGTTTGCTATGATTCGGGTGCTGGGCACGCTGGGCTGGATTATCGCGGGTATTACGATCGGCTGGCTCAACTGGGAACAGACTGACAATCTTGGGCTTACGTTCAAGATGGCGGCCGGCGCTTCGCTGCTGCTGGGCTTATTTAGCTTCACCCTGCCTCCTACTCCCCCGGTCAAGAAGGAAGGGAAAAGCAGCATCGGCGATTTGCTGGGCCTGGAAGCCATCGGACTGCTCAAGAACCGCTCGTACCTGATCTTTTTTCTGGCGTCGGTGGCCATCTGCGTGCCCCTGTCCTTTTACTACGGCTTCACCAACCCCTTCCTGAACGAAGTAGGCATGAAATCGGCGGCCGGCGTGCAGAGCCTGGGGCAGGTTTCGGAAGTGCTGTTCATGCTCCTGATCCCAGTGTTTTTCAGCCGATTAGGTGTTAAGAAAATGCTGGCCATCGGGATGTTGGCTTGGGTAATTCGGTATGCTTTCTTTGCTTACGGCAACGGCGAAAGCGCCTACTGGATGCTGATTGCGGGCATTGTACTGCACGGCATCTGCTACGATTTCTTCTTCGTAACCGGCCAGATTTATACCGATAACCTAGCCGGCGAGCAGTCGAAAAGTGCTGCCCAGGGCTTCATCACGCTGGCTACGTACGGCGTGGGCATGCTGATTGGCTCGCTGCTTTCGGGCCAGATCGTGGACGCCCATAAAGTTGCCAACGACCTGCACGACTGGCGTACCATCTGGCTCATCCCGGCTGGCATTGCGGCGGCGGTTCTGCTCGTGTTTATCCTACTGTTTAAGGACCGTAACGCACCCGTATCATCCGAAGATATAAGCTACGCGGAGGCCAATGCCCGCCTCGAAGTGTAA